The Culex pipiens pallens isolate TS unplaced genomic scaffold, TS_CPP_V2 Cpp_Un0025, whole genome shotgun sequence region AGTTTGTGAATACCTTCAAAgatgaaactatttttgtatatttgatagattgaaatttctttaaaaaaaaatagaattttagaatttttaaattttgattatatatttttttaattatttaatttttgaatttatgattttaccGTTTTTGACTTATACCCCAAGTAACCAATCAGCACTAAAACAAGTCAGATTGCAGCACTACAAGCGCTTTACCAGCTGTGGGTTACAGCTAAGTTGTTTTGACAATTGCACTAAATGCGCTTTTACAGCTGATATGCAACCggttttggactttatatttctgatttccagctggcctctactgttgttgatccaaccctgcacaaaacgtcaaaaaaaatgGGAGAAGCAAAAATATtgctctctccctctctttcaTCTCTCCCTCTTCCGATCTATTTTCGTTTTGTACGCAACTGCATTAGCGATGAAGCTGAACCACTGGGGAGGagccgatttttttgtttgaaattgagaTGTCGAAGATTCGATGCCAGAAGATGTTGCCGCTGATGAGTGGAAGTTTTCGAGCCTGATCCCGCACGGCCAATGTGGAGATGGTTTAGCACAGCTTGTTTGACACCTACAATTGCTAGTACTTTGCGAGCTTGATTGCGGGACTCAAATTGGGAATTTACTGAGGTGAGCATCGAAGACGGCAGATTCCTCCAGTACCGCCGGGAAtcgtaagagaaaaaaaaaacttttcaaagctAGCTTCAAAGCCATTTGTCACCATAGTGGCCGAGAAAATCCAACCTGCAAAAATCTAGCTTTTAGAAGAGATCATTTAGCTTTCCACAAAGAAAAGGGGCTCGCAAACACCAACAAAATACAAGTTTTTAACGAAGAAGTTGTCCAACCAGCCATTAATATTCTTCTCAAAGAATAAAAACATCAGGAGCATAAACAACCTACGATGAATCTCAGCCATCGACTGACAGCCGTTTTCTCCGCTGGTTTGTTTTGGTCGTACTGGTTGAAGGAATGAGCGAGCaagagatatttttattttcgtttatttcgttCTCTCTCCTTCACTCctcaacagtgttgccagtaaaATGGGGAAAAATGCAGCAGTGTTGCTAGGAGCAGCattaaaactgctgcatatCAGCTAATACTACAGCAGTTGTTTGAGAGCTGATTTGTTATCATCCTAGCTGTTTTATGACTGATTAGTTGTAGAATGCTGACAAACAGCACATTTATGATTTCtcttagtgctggatggttacttgggacgTCACGAATTTATTTGTGTTAAAGCAACGATAGTAAGTaatattgcacactttgcaccaaattctccacccttgcaaataatatctgcacaccaaatatttgcacacttgaaatcctaccccttctccccccctctcgcctagagtggtgcgtgtctcgactgagctttgttgctttcgaccactttagaacagtttcaaactagggtgtgtgtcttggatagttttttttctgctgtagtttgaggtgtgcactttgttggagagctttccacaaattgcacgattgtctaaaaatctctaaaatccgCAATATGACAACTGATAATAGTACATCAGAATAGGCGAAAAAAATCCACAGGGTGCAGGTGGGATTTGAacccacaactgatcaacggtactgatccgCGTTACCAATTATGCTACTGCAACCGTTGACAAATGTGTTGTCTATTGGTGCACAGTATAATCACGTGCCGCGTATTGGACTTCAAACCATTCCCGTACCGCTGTGTTTCTTTCTCTCTCCAATCCTTTTGTACTACCGTTGTTGTTGTCATTGtttgaatttatgtttttgcaattttaaactttttgaacatttgtaattttgaattttaaaaatattgtacgaagatattcaaaatgttcaatttttaatttctgtgatttttattttagagtttttgatatttgtatttttagaatttttaataaatgtatttctagaatttttgaatacatttaCCTTTTAATATAAATctgttattttgtaaattataaaaggcattttttgattttttttttttattttttaatattacattttttgaattatgtaattttttaatttaaattttttgcgcttttgaaattttaaaatatttgtaattttgaaattcttatttttttaatatattcctaatttaaattttttaaattttttttaaataatttttatgatctgtaattctgttaattttttgaatatttgaatttaaaaattttggaagcgtttttttttggtcagaaaatcaaattattcctCTGTTTTAAGCCTGAAGTACTGaaaccaaaatgcaaaaaataatgttcaaaaaatgtcaatggaaattgacgtgcaatcagctgaaaacaattcaaaatgcaatttctttaattgataatcattttagcataattaaactattttagaaatattattAAGTTCTCTATGTTAACTACCGACTTGGGGCGAAATGAGATAGCTTTACATCACAATATGGGTAGTTATAtcacaatatttgaatatttttgcttGGTTTCGGATAGATCAGACTCAGATTAACATAATTATGTGAAAACAAACTCAGCTAATTGCGACAGTCTTCTATGTTGATTgattaataattaataattattgattgatttgatttttattctgtttattgTTTTAGCTTGTGTTTTAGCGTGTAATAAAAAATGACTGAATTTTCCTAAACGTGCAacgtaaatatcaaaatcgCACCCCTTGACTCTGATCTGCTTTATCGACGTTTTCTATTTTCATGTTGACAGCGCGTCCTCGAAAGAGAAACGTCAAAATTGTGTTTACCTGTGAAGCGTTCAGTTTTTGTAGCCGATTCCACCCGGAATTGCCGCGAACCTTTTGACCATGGGCGACCGCTACAACATCCACAGCCAGCTCGAGCATCTGCAGAGCAAGTACATCGGCACGGGGCACGCCGACACGACCAAGTTCGAGTGGCTCACGAACCAGCACCGGGACTCGCAATCGACATACCTCGGCCACTACGATATGCTGAGCTACTTTGCCGTGGCGGAGAACGAGTCCAAGGCCCGCATCCGGTTCAACATCATGGAGAAGATGCTGCAGCCGTGCGGACCGCCGCCGGAGAAGCCCGAGGATTAAATGGGTTTGAATAAAGAGGCTTTGACTTTGAAGtaattttgattctttttatTCGTTGATGACACCGGAAGTCTCCAGATCTTCCTTGTCCTCTGGTTCTTCGTCGTCCACCTCTTCCGCCTCGATTTCGCTCATGTGCTTTTGAACCT contains the following coding sequences:
- the LOC120430999 gene encoding splicing factor 3B subunit 5; translated protein: MGDRYNIHSQLEHLQSKYIGTGHADTTKFEWLTNQHRDSQSTYLGHYDMLSYFAVAENESKARIRFNIMEKMLQPCGPPPEKPED